The following are encoded together in the Streptomyces sp. NBC_00341 genome:
- a CDS encoding sulfite exporter TauE/SafE family protein, whose protein sequence is MDVVALAGIGLLTGMTTVLFGFGGGFVAVPVVVWADAALGGDAMRVATATSALVMVVNAGFATVVTPRQVLRALRGSGALLLLLAAGASAGAAAARLAPAGPVRWAFVAYVALTIVDLLLRPGFLRPRTRPEEAPGTPRPLPALLGAPVGAVAAFLGVGGSVMTVPAMRRAGHPMRVATALANPLTLAIALPATAVSLCGASVPAAADAHVHLAGLVDLRAASALLLGALPVIAVLRRRPPRIPDRTHAWAYVGLLATVMVAMPLAA, encoded by the coding sequence ATGGACGTGGTGGCATTGGCAGGGATCGGACTCCTCACGGGGATGACGACGGTGTTGTTCGGGTTCGGCGGCGGATTCGTCGCGGTGCCGGTCGTGGTCTGGGCGGACGCCGCACTCGGCGGGGACGCGATGCGGGTGGCGACGGCCACCTCGGCCCTGGTGATGGTGGTGAACGCGGGCTTCGCGACGGTCGTCACACCGCGGCAGGTGCTCCGCGCGCTCCGCGGCAGCGGCGCGCTGCTCCTCCTCCTGGCGGCCGGTGCCTCGGCCGGAGCCGCTGCCGCCAGGCTCGCCCCGGCCGGTCCGGTGCGCTGGGCCTTCGTCGCGTACGTCGCCCTCACCATCGTCGACCTGCTGCTGCGCCCGGGATTCCTGCGCCCGCGCACGCGGCCCGAGGAGGCCCCCGGCACTCCGCGCCCGCTGCCCGCGCTCCTGGGCGCACCGGTCGGGGCGGTCGCGGCCTTCCTGGGCGTGGGCGGCAGCGTGATGACCGTCCCCGCGATGCGGCGCGCCGGGCACCCGATGCGAGTGGCGACCGCCCTGGCCAACCCGCTGACCCTCGCCATCGCGCTGCCGGCCACCGCGGTGTCCCTGTGCGGTGCCTCGGTCCCGGCCGCCGCGGACGCGCACGTGCACCTGGCCGGTCTCGTCGATCTCCGCGCCGCCTCTGCGCTGCTTCTCGGAGCTCTGCCGGTGATCGCGGTGCTGCGCCGGCGCCCGCCGCGCATCCCCGACCGTACCCATGCCTGGGCGTACGTCGGACTGCTGGCCACGGTGATGGTGGCGATGCCGCTGGCGGCGTAG
- a CDS encoding helix-turn-helix domain-containing protein gives MKNVPLADVDHIDRAVLPIGTDYPPGHVLDWHEHRRAQFLYGATGVMVVDTADGTWTVPPERAVLIPAATRHRVHMLGVSTRSLYIEPDAVPWWPVNCTVVDVSALLRELLLAAVEFEADYGLSGRQGAVAALLLHEIAERAPLPFHVGIPASADLARLCREYLAAPDATVTNTVWAARTAMSERAFTRRFRSETGDSPAVWRARARLLASVALLRTASVSEVGGRLGYASPAAFTAAFTRTFGRPPSRFTANRRGAGRSRRS, from the coding sequence GTGAAGAACGTTCCCCTGGCCGACGTCGACCACATCGACCGGGCTGTCCTGCCGATCGGCACCGACTACCCGCCCGGTCACGTACTGGACTGGCACGAGCACCGGCGCGCGCAGTTCCTCTACGGCGCCACCGGGGTCATGGTCGTCGACACCGCCGACGGCACCTGGACCGTTCCGCCGGAACGCGCGGTACTGATCCCGGCGGCCACCCGGCACCGGGTCCACATGCTGGGAGTGAGCACCAGAAGTCTGTACATCGAGCCGGACGCGGTCCCGTGGTGGCCGGTGAACTGCACGGTGGTGGACGTCTCCGCCCTGCTGCGCGAACTCCTCCTGGCCGCAGTGGAGTTCGAGGCGGACTACGGGCTGTCCGGCCGGCAGGGGGCCGTCGCCGCGCTCCTCCTCCACGAGATCGCCGAGCGCGCCCCGCTGCCGTTCCACGTCGGGATTCCCGCCTCTGCCGACCTCGCGAGGCTCTGCCGCGAGTATCTGGCCGCCCCTGACGCGACGGTCACCAACACCGTATGGGCGGCGCGGACGGCCATGAGCGAACGGGCCTTCACCCGGCGCTTCCGCTCCGAGACGGGCGACAGCCCCGCTGTCTGGCGGGCCCGCGCCCGGCTGCTCGCGTCCGTTGCGCTGTTGCGGACCGCGTCGGTGAGCGAGGTCGGTGGCCGGCTCGGCTACGCCTCCCCCGCCGCGTTCACCGCCGCCTTCACCCGCACCTTCGGCCGGCCACCGTCCCGCTTCACCGCGAACCGCCGGGGCGCCGGGCGCAGCCGCCGCTCCTGA
- a CDS encoding alkene reductase, translated as MTNTQQAPVVSRLFEPARLGALELSSRLVMAPLSRNRAGADGVPGGLMATHYAQRSSAGLIIAEGTTPNPVGQTYPHIPGIHNSAQIAGWRRVTDAVRAASGTRMFLQLQHGGRVGHPDTSGHLPLAPSAVRFPEELHTPGGPQSGVEPREMSVRDIRSTIADFATAARNAVEAGFAGVEVHSANGHLLHQFLAKNTNRRTDGWGGPAEGRIRFTTEVVRAVAEAIGPDRVGVRISPGLGVNSVEEGDTEDIYRALLPALARIDPAYLHLIYADPDSPLFAGIRKAWPGTLMANPVLSRAEGAADGGKRRGERLLAEGADLIALGRGFLANPDFVERLRTGAPLNEIRPELLMHVHGAEGYNDYPALGRR; from the coding sequence ATGACGAACACACAGCAGGCCCCCGTCGTATCCCGGCTGTTCGAGCCCGCCCGCCTCGGCGCCCTGGAGCTGTCCAGCCGACTCGTGATGGCACCGCTGAGCCGTAACCGGGCCGGGGCCGACGGGGTCCCCGGCGGGCTCATGGCAACCCACTACGCGCAGCGCTCCTCGGCCGGCCTCATCATCGCGGAGGGCACGACGCCGAACCCCGTCGGTCAGACCTACCCCCACATCCCCGGCATCCACAACTCCGCGCAGATCGCCGGCTGGCGCCGCGTCACCGACGCGGTGCGCGCCGCTTCCGGTACCCGGATGTTCCTCCAGTTGCAGCACGGCGGCCGGGTCGGCCATCCCGACACCAGCGGCCACCTCCCGCTCGCCCCGTCCGCCGTACGGTTCCCGGAAGAGCTGCACACCCCCGGCGGACCGCAAAGCGGTGTCGAGCCCCGTGAGATGAGCGTCCGGGACATCAGGTCCACCATCGCGGACTTCGCCACCGCCGCGCGCAACGCCGTCGAAGCCGGTTTCGCCGGTGTGGAGGTGCACTCCGCCAACGGCCATCTGCTCCACCAGTTCCTGGCGAAGAACACCAACCGCCGGACCGACGGCTGGGGCGGACCGGCGGAGGGACGGATCCGATTCACCACCGAGGTGGTCCGGGCCGTCGCCGAAGCCATCGGACCCGACCGGGTCGGCGTACGGATCTCGCCCGGACTGGGCGTCAACAGCGTCGAGGAGGGTGACACGGAGGACATCTACCGGGCACTGCTTCCCGCCCTCGCGCGCATCGACCCGGCCTATCTGCACCTGATCTACGCCGACCCGGACAGCCCGCTCTTCGCCGGGATCCGCAAGGCCTGGCCCGGCACCCTGATGGCGAACCCGGTCCTCTCCCGCGCGGAGGGTGCGGCCGACGGCGGCAAGCGGCGGGGCGAACGCCTGCTGGCCGAGGGCGCCGACCTGATCGCGCTGGGCCGGGGCTTCCTCGCCAACCCCGACTTCGTCGAGAGGCTGCGCACCGGCGCGCCGCTCAACGAGATCCGCCCGGAACTGCTGATGCACGTACACGGGGCGGAGGGCTACAACGACTACCCCGCACTGGGCCGCCGGTGA
- a CDS encoding helix-turn-helix domain-containing protein, whose product MTRIRHEPVAPTRTQWLASGAAIDAHRHDGHQIVYAGRGVLAVTTGTGTWIAPGTRAIWVPAGTAHAHQAHGELELHLVGLDAGDNPLGLDEPTVLAVGPLLRELILAHTRTPYDDGPERGRLRAVLLDQLRTSPQEPLHLPAPTAPQLRAVCEILRTNPADDRTLAALGREAGASDRTLSRLFKSDLGMTFTQWRTQLRLYHALVLLAENIPVTTVAHRCGWSSASAFIDVFRRAFGHTPGAHRPR is encoded by the coding sequence ATGACGCGAATCCGCCACGAGCCCGTGGCGCCGACCCGCACTCAGTGGCTGGCGTCCGGAGCGGCCATCGACGCCCACCGCCACGACGGCCACCAGATCGTCTACGCGGGCCGGGGAGTACTGGCCGTGACGACCGGCACGGGCACCTGGATCGCACCGGGCACGCGCGCCATCTGGGTACCGGCCGGCACCGCGCACGCCCACCAGGCCCATGGCGAGCTCGAACTGCACCTGGTCGGCCTGGACGCGGGTGACAACCCGCTCGGCCTGGACGAGCCGACCGTGCTGGCGGTCGGCCCGCTCCTGCGCGAACTGATCCTCGCCCACACGCGTACCCCGTACGACGACGGGCCCGAACGCGGCAGGCTGCGGGCCGTGCTGCTCGACCAGTTGCGGACCTCGCCCCAGGAGCCGCTGCACCTGCCCGCTCCGACCGCCCCTCAGCTGCGGGCGGTGTGCGAGATCCTGCGCACGAATCCGGCCGACGACCGCACGCTGGCCGCACTGGGCAGGGAGGCCGGCGCCAGCGACCGCACGCTCTCCCGCCTCTTCAAGTCCGATCTCGGCATGACGTTCACGCAGTGGCGCACCCAACTGCGCCTGTACCACGCACTGGTCCTGCTCGCCGAGAACATCCCGGTGACCACCGTGGCCCACAGGTGCGGCTGGTCGTCAGCCAGCGCGTTCATCGATGTATTCCGCCGCGCCTTCGGGCACACACCGGGCGCGCACCGGCCCCGCTGA
- a CDS encoding GNAT family N-acetyltransferase encodes MTIEVRPASVFEDTRALLGPKSLASTVCWCLSYRIPAKLSNELRGPARSEYVAELCRKQPPPGVLAYDGGEPVGWAAVAPRSDTSFARSRKIPYVDDLPVWSLWCVRVRPGHRKKGISHALIAGAVEFARAQGAPAIEAYPLDNGDARVDLTMAYAGIRKNFERAGFTHAADTTSVLAGHPRVLMRLDLR; translated from the coding sequence ATGACCATTGAGGTTCGCCCGGCTTCGGTCTTCGAGGACACCCGTGCTCTGCTCGGCCCGAAGTCACTTGCTTCCACCGTCTGTTGGTGCCTCAGCTACCGCATCCCCGCGAAGCTGAGCAACGAGCTCCGGGGTCCGGCCCGAAGTGAGTACGTGGCCGAGCTGTGCCGTAAGCAGCCCCCTCCGGGGGTGCTGGCCTACGACGGCGGGGAGCCGGTCGGCTGGGCCGCCGTGGCTCCCCGCTCGGACACCTCCTTCGCGCGCAGCCGCAAGATCCCGTACGTAGACGACCTGCCGGTCTGGTCCCTGTGGTGCGTCCGGGTGCGCCCCGGCCACCGGAAGAAGGGGATCTCGCACGCGCTCATCGCGGGTGCGGTGGAGTTCGCCCGCGCCCAGGGCGCACCGGCGATCGAGGCGTATCCGCTCGACAACGGCGACGCCAGGGTCGATCTGACGATGGCGTACGCCGGGATCCGGAAGAACTTCGAGCGTGCCGGGTTCACCCACGCGGCCGACACCACCTCGGTGCTCGCCGGTCATCCCCGCGTCCTGATGCGGCTCGACCTGCGCTGA
- a CDS encoding MFS transporter: MPRNRTILMLSVGHACVDIYQGAVASLVPFFVAERAYSYAAVSGVVLAASLLSSVAQPVFGVLTDRWAMPWLLPVSTILGGLGIALSCVSGSYALTLTFVAVSGVGVAAYHPESARVARLVSRGSHTAMGWFSVGGNLGFAAAPLMVTAVVASGGLRLAPLFVVPALVGSVLCLPVLRALEKTAPGGSGGATGAGADDKASFVKLSLAVVCRSIAFIGLSTFISLYVKQRLGGSTAAGTAALFVLYLGGAVGSVLGGSLANRWDRVTVARWSYLVSVAAVAGVVYVPGPAVYVCVVLTSAGLYVPFSLQVTLGQDYLPTRVGTASGITLGLTVSIGGLASPLIGSIADATSLRTALTPLILMPALSWLLFRTLPEPAAPMPAAAKPAAARRTGPPVR, translated from the coding sequence GTGCCAAGGAACAGAACCATCCTCATGCTGTCGGTCGGCCACGCCTGCGTGGACATCTACCAGGGCGCCGTCGCGTCGCTCGTGCCGTTCTTCGTCGCCGAACGCGCCTACAGCTACGCGGCGGTCTCGGGTGTCGTGCTCGCCGCGTCCCTGCTGTCCTCGGTGGCCCAGCCGGTGTTCGGTGTGCTCACCGACCGCTGGGCGATGCCCTGGCTGCTGCCGGTGAGCACGATCCTCGGCGGGCTGGGCATCGCCCTGAGCTGTGTGAGCGGTTCCTACGCGCTGACGCTGACGTTCGTGGCCGTGTCCGGGGTCGGTGTCGCCGCCTACCATCCCGAGTCCGCCCGCGTCGCGCGGCTCGTCAGTCGGGGCAGCCATACCGCGATGGGCTGGTTCTCCGTCGGCGGCAACCTCGGCTTCGCCGCCGCCCCGCTCATGGTCACCGCGGTCGTCGCCTCCGGCGGCCTGCGCCTGGCACCGCTGTTCGTGGTGCCGGCTCTGGTCGGCAGCGTGCTGTGCCTGCCCGTCCTGCGTGCCCTGGAGAAGACGGCACCGGGCGGCTCAGGCGGCGCGACCGGGGCGGGCGCCGACGACAAGGCGTCGTTCGTGAAGCTGTCGCTGGCCGTGGTCTGCCGGTCCATCGCCTTCATCGGCCTGAGCACCTTCATCTCCCTCTACGTCAAGCAGCGCCTCGGCGGCAGTACCGCGGCGGGCACCGCGGCGCTGTTCGTGCTCTATCTCGGCGGCGCGGTGGGCTCGGTACTGGGCGGCAGCCTGGCCAACCGCTGGGACCGGGTCACGGTCGCCCGCTGGTCGTACCTCGTCTCGGTGGCCGCCGTCGCGGGGGTCGTGTACGTACCGGGCCCGGCGGTCTACGTATGCGTGGTGCTGACCTCCGCCGGCCTGTACGTCCCCTTCTCGCTCCAGGTCACGCTCGGCCAGGACTACCTGCCCACCCGCGTCGGCACCGCGAGCGGGATCACCCTCGGGCTGACCGTCAGCATCGGCGGCCTGGCCAGCCCCCTCATCGGCAGCATCGCCGACGCGACCTCCCTGCGCACCGCCCTGACCCCGCTGATCCTGATGCCCGCTCTGAGCTGGCTGCTGTTCCGCACACTGCCCGAGCCCGCCGCGCCGATGCCCGCCGCCGCGAAGCCCGCTGCGGCGCGCCGGACCGGCCCTCCTGTCCGGTGA
- a CDS encoding MerR family transcriptional regulator — MRIGELASRTGVSERSLRYYEQQGLLTSDRTPGGHRDFSERAVDRVIRIQELYAAGLHSSGIARILPCMRDDDGGPAANATPALVTELTTERDRIDRTVNDLLRSRDVLDQVISTAAGGSTPGPEEKERSRR, encoded by the coding sequence ATGCGTATCGGGGAACTGGCGTCCCGCACAGGTGTCAGCGAGCGGTCGCTGCGTTATTACGAGCAACAGGGCCTGCTCACGTCCGATCGGACGCCCGGCGGTCACCGGGACTTCTCCGAACGCGCCGTCGATCGCGTCATCCGCATCCAGGAGCTCTACGCGGCAGGGCTCCACAGCTCAGGGATCGCGCGGATCCTGCCCTGCATGCGTGACGACGACGGCGGCCCGGCCGCCAACGCCACCCCGGCACTGGTCACCGAACTCACCACCGAGCGGGACCGGATCGACCGCACCGTCAATGACCTGCTCCGCTCGCGCGACGTCCTGGACCAGGTGATCAGCACCGCGGCGGGCGGGAGCACTCCGGGCCCGGAAGAGAAGGAGCGGTCCCGGCGGTGA